A stretch of the Ostrea edulis chromosome 9, xbOstEdul1.1, whole genome shotgun sequence genome encodes the following:
- the LOC125657831 gene encoding SH3 and PX domain-containing protein 2A-like isoform X2: MANLDDVESLSENSDSDYIIMSNVSREPPVLEAEDTPSLFNMLMEFVWTYSCTLCRRKKKASFDTASKISEPRLGEQYRAIADYTKEDKWDLNLKAGTEVEVIEKTESGWWFVHVQDQQGWVPSTYLKRADGIREELSERARPGEEEQYICTDDYSPSNSDEMALEKGTVVKVVEKNLDGWWWIRQNGKEGWAPATYMMKAEQAHMERVARASGVQIVGGLQDISDLMQDDGEDSWDDEPDPPPRPTKPYLTKKSRSLERGGSIRPPPRQNSIKNINMNIKPPKPKKSQYITIADFEDTVGDGISFSKGENVEVKEKTVDGWWFVRIGDNEGWAPSTYIETREMEEIPEDNPLSNVSYDANYSEVANDSDEEEEYEHPEPKTNRDNEYEEVKYEVPVNISGEGEKPKFVFSEQPQNPQPEMVKENRSSIQPTHDEWRARRNHKAAVKRPTSKPPPPPVAMVANRERSPGPPPVDRSSLTAALQKKLTSKAPEEVSKPDLEAKSSSSSCDSDKKPILPPKLPIKPDSSGKISPKALSPKVPRERIHSDGGNNLAEILKAKFESRSNTADENGNADNAVFNTFPKKSGVQISQLPVSQTKSNPDFSNKTDSKTAKPVFPHKFNKPVTQMKPSDKNEFAPKRLSMQEENSELANVLQARLRRQSNVEMTTSQHYSAVEKPKKSFPSKPMIPEKPPSEDRKPILPPKTDGKKTEGKENSVTNVTKSKLQKASYPGWKKESCKPKSKPPVLAKPSKSVLPKDDTKNSNRTESDSESPTKPGFAKELASKLSSNLRKPDTSTDPKPPIPKKSPLVQNMCSAKIENTEQGIKPVKSSVSVQSYRSIAKYQAEGSGEVSFEEGVELEVLDNSKSDGWWLVKVGTSQGWAPVTYIEPCGSGPRSPSPVCDSGFTSPEEGSNSVSSVKYRTCAEFIPESETELGFKEGCVVEVLDASEDDWWYARIDGREGWIPAEYLEEV; the protein is encoded by the exons ATGGCTAATCTGGATGATGTAGAATCTTTGTCCGAGAATTCCGACTCGGATTATATTATCATGTCAAACGTGAGCAGGGAGCCCCCGGTACTAGAAGCAGAGGACACACCATCTCTTTTCAATATGCTGATGGAGTTTGTCTGGACTTATTCGTGTACCTTGTGCAG AAGGAAAAAGAAAGCCAGCTTTGATACAGCCAGTAAGATTTCGGAGCCCAGGCTTGGGGAACAGTACAGAGCCATTGCAGATTACACAAAGGAGGACAAATGGGACCTGAATCTCAAGGCCGGCACAGAGGTCGAGGTCATCGAGAAAACGGAGAGTG GATGGTGGTTTGTCCATGTTCAGGACCAACAAGGATGGGTACCCAGTACTTACCTCAAACGGGCGGATGGTATCCGGGAGGAACTGAGCGAACGGGCAAGGCCAGGGGAAG AGGAACAGTACATATGCACTGATGACTACTCTCCCTCCAATTCTGACGAGATGGCCCTGGAGAAGGGCACTGTGGTCAAGGTTGTCGAGAAAAACCTGGATGGCTGGTGGTGGATTCG ACAAAACGGCAAAGAAGGATGGGCACCTGCAACCTACATGATGAAAGCGGAGCAAGCCCACATGGAGAGGGTAGCCCGGGCCTCTGGTGTTCAGATTGTGGGTGGGCTACAAGACATCAGTGATCTGATGCAGGATGATGGAGAGGATTCCTGGGATGATGAACCTGACCCTCCGCCCCGCCCCACTAAACCGTACCTGACTAAGAAGTCACGCTCCTTGGAGAGGGGAGGGTCCATTAGGCCACCTCCTAGGCAGAATTCGATAAAAAAT attaatatgaatataaaacctcCGAAACCAAAGAAGTCCCAGTATATAACTATTGCTGACTTTGAGGACACAGTCGGAGATGGAATCAGCTTTTCTAAAGGTGAAAATGTTGAG GTAAAAGAGAAGACTGTGGATGGATGGTGGTTTGTAAGGATAGGTGACAATGAGGGATGGGCCCCCTCCACTTACATAGAGACCCGCGAGATGGAAGAGATACCGGAG GATAATCCCCTCTCCAATGTAAGCTATGATGCAAATTATTCTGAGGTGGCAAATGATAGTGATGAAGAAGAAGAATATGAACATCCTGAGCCCAAAACAAATCGTGATAATGAATATGAAGAAGTTAAATATGAAGTTCCGGTCAATATTAGTGGGGAGGGAGAGAAacctaaatttgtattttctgaACAGCCCCAAAACCCTCAACCAGAAATGGTCAAAGAGAATCGTAGTTCAATTCAACCTACTCATGATGAATGGAGGGCGAGGAGGAATCATAAAGCAGCTGTAAAACGACCTACTTCTAAGCCACCTCCTCCTCCAGTTGCTATGGTAGCCAATAGGGAGAGGAGCCCCGGACCACCCCCAGTGGACCGATCCTCATTGACTGCAGCATTACAAAAGAAATTGACATCCAAGGCACCAGAGGAGGTTTCAAAACCTGATCTGGAGGCAAAATCATCTAGTTCAAGTTGTGATTCTGACAAAAAGCCAATTCTTCCTCCAAAATTACCTATAAAACCAGATAGTAGCGGAAAAATCTCACCTAAAGCTCTCTCTCCAAAAGTGCCAAGGGAGAGAATTCATAGTGATGGTGGAAATAATTTAGCTGAAATCCTGAAGGCAAAGTTTGAATCTCGGAGTAACACAGCAGATGAAAATGGAAATGCAGATAATGCAGTTTTTAACACATTTCCTAAAAAATCTGGGGTACAGATTTCCCAGCTGCCAGTATCCCAAACAAAATCAAATCCAGACTTTTCAAACAAGACAGATTCAAAAACAGCAAAGCCGGTTTTTCCCCATAAGTTTAATAAACCAGTTACTCAAATGAAACCAAGTGATAAGAATGAGTTTGCTCCAAAACGACTGAGCATGCAAGAAGAAAACTCAGAACTGGCAAATGTTTTACAAGCAAGGCTTAGAAGACAGTCTAATGTAGAAATGACCACATCACAACATTATAGTGCTGTAGAAAAACCAAAGAAATCCTTTCCTTCTAAACCTATGATTCCAGAGAAGCCACCTAGTGAGGACAGAAAGCCAATTCTTCCTCCAAAAACTGATGGAAAAAAGACTGAGGGAAAAGAGAATTCTGTAACAAATGTGACAAAATCAAAACTTCAAAAGGCCTCCTATCCAGGCTGGAAAAAGGAGTCGTGCAAACCGAAGTCGAAACCACCAGTTCTTGCAAAACCTAGTAAGTCGGTGTTACCTAAAGATGACACAAAAAATAGTAATAGGACAGAAAGTGACTCCGAGTCTCCTACAAAACCTGGCTTTGCGAAAGAGCTGGCTTCAAAATTATCTTCTAACCTCAGAAAACCAGACACAAGTACTGATCCCAAACCTCCAATCCCAAAGAAATCTCCTTTGGTTCAAAATATGTGTAGTGCAAAAATAGAAAACACTGAGCAAGGAATAAAACCTGTAAAATCTTCTGTTTCTGTGCAGTCCTATAGATCCATTGCTAAGTATCAAGCAGAGGGAAGTGGTGAAGTTTCTTTTGAAGAAGGGGTAGAGTTAGAGGTTTTGGATAATAGTAAATCTGATGGATGGTGGCTAGTAAAGGTGGGAACCAGTCAAGGCTGGGCACCAGTCACATACATTGAGCCCTGTGGGTCTGGTCCACGATCCCCTTCCCCTGTGTGTGATTCCGGATTTACCTCACCAGAAGAGGGAAGTAACTCTGTGTCTTCTGTGAAATATAGAACTTGTGCAGAATTCATTCCTGAGAGCGAGACTGAACTGGGGTTTAAGGAGGGCTGTGTTGTGGAGGTGCTGGATGCATCAGAGGACGACTGGTGGTATGCGCGGATTGATGGTAGGGAGGGCTGGATACCAGCTGAGTACCTGGAAGAAGTGTGA